In Quercus robur chromosome 11, dhQueRobu3.1, whole genome shotgun sequence, the sequence cttagttcaattttttttatctcttccaatcattgtttttaaaaaaaattcattttattcctttatatatttttaaattttctccattttcttaaattctaccatttttaaattttctcaatcgatgtctttttaaattttcaactttcaaccttttttttcccGCTAATGgtgttttttgttattattgattTGATTGTCACATcacatttgtttctctttttgacAAATTGTATTGACTTTTATGCATATTTATGTATTTTGGTATTCCAATTTCTGATCACAAGTTCTTTTTCTCTATCCCATTGGTTTGATTCAGGGGCGGACCTAAGATTTCAAGCTGGAGGGGGTGaagtataagaagaagaaaaatccaaaTAGATATCCATATAGTACTAACAAATTATCAACCAAAATCAATAcacaaaatcaatgatttttaatactttaagatgcaatcatctaccaataaaaaataaaaaacacaaaataatattgtttcttaagAACATCAATTgttgcacacaaaaaaaaaaaatcacaaataaaaacttacttttgctACTTTAATATAGTATTTAAAATGTCTCGTACAGtagtgttttttgtattttgtgttctaaatactaaatatttagtatttaaaacACCTAGTGCTAGTACTCTAATACCGGGTTGactaggattttttattttttattttaaaattttgtttttgttaggttTTTAAGTTGGGTAGTTGCTTGTTGGGCTAGGCTAATTAAAGGGAAGGGTCTAAGTTTTTGGATGAGTGAGgctagaaataaaaataatataaccactaaaaaaaattcttttttttctttgggctaGGGGGggccaattatttttttccttttttttctttgagcaaGGGGGGCCCAGGCCCCCTTTAGGTCCACCcctgatttgatttgatttggatTAATAATTAGTTGTTTTACAAgttagaattgatttttttaataatccaTTTAGAATCTTAGATgctaaactatgagactttactaaattttgtttttttttttttttaatccttttgggtggacaaatttgtagttttgtagtatttattattgctatATTCATGTTGCACCACCTCATCTACTACATCATTAGCCATATAATTATtcattttctaatttattttttattcctaaacAATGTTTATACACATCTATctatagtatatataaaatggaagttttgcaataaatttctcaaatttcttTTTGCACCATGTCATTAACatcttatctttttattttttgtaatttatacTTTATtcaacttttcatcttcttcaaccaTTGTTTtcttagttcaattttttttttttatctcttccaatcattgtttttttaaaaatttcatttgattcctttatatatttttaaattttctccattttcttAAATTCTACCGTTTGTAAATTTTCTCAATCaacttgatttgatttgattggtttgatttgatttcaattaataattagttgttttgcaagttagaattgattttttttaataatccaTTTAGAATCTTAGATGCTAAACTATGAGCTTTTACTAagttttgtttatcttttaatCCTTTTGGGTGGACAAATTTGTAGTTTTGTAGAGAAAATAcacttaatagttgtattagtaCTCTATATTGCCACTTATTTAGACAAAAGCAAATATtagtcaaacaaaaataattggatGAGTGAcatattttaacttttacaatattattattattattattattattattattattattattattattattattattataaggaTGCATATAGAAACTTAATTAGTAgattttgcaaataattttttattttgtaaaataatctCAATAGATTATGAACGAAAATTGTTTTCCTTATTAGTctaattaatcattgttaagcgACGATTGATATAACATTTTCTTTGCTTGCATAGCATTTTCGTATGGGTATGTttttattcaaatatatttataattgtaTTGAGACAAGCACTGtatttaaaaagagagagatcatGATCTTACTTTgtatacttcaaaaaaaaaaaatattagtttggGATTAaagatcaattaaaaaaatttaatggtggGAAACTTTACTTTTATCATTCATTTCTAACTATCATTATTGGAAAAACTTAAATCCCCCTTGGTATTCTATCACTAGCAAATTATCTTATAATATGagtaaatgaaaattttaatataaaaataaagtaaatatatatatatatatatataaaatttttgttttaatagagaacacaaaattcattatttaaagaaagaatatgacattgtttattttaggaaaaaaaaaatcattgcccTTTGTCGGTTTGGAAAAGGgtgttatataaataaattaatacatcTAAAATTAAATTCTCTTATGAGAAAAATGCTTTATTACAGATTAGTAATCCTAATATAtgattttatgaatattttagaaaataaattatatattttattttattacaaaataattagatATTTCTACGCATTGCGCAGAGTTGCAACTAGTTCTATATAATAATCCatgatttgattttctttttttttttttccttttttttcctcccactTTACCAGGGGATCAATCAATCTATGTATATGAGCTTATTAGAAAATTGGGACATGCTTTTCCAAAGGTATTTGCATAATGTTGTGAACTTGTGATGGTCAACACTAAACTTCTTTCATTGTTAAATCATTGAAACTAGTGTTGTTACGCATTTCATGATCGTAAATGGTGTTCCTTGTGCTTACAAAATTGTCAGACATAAAGCTTGTAATTGAATCATTAAATAGCAACtggcttacttttccttttattcatTGTGTCATACACTCATGTAAAAAGATTAGAGTTTGTGTAATTTTTGCTCTTCCTTATATGAATTTGAATATGTGCATTTTTACAATGATGATATTGCTTACACTAGCATTAGTCCTGAAAGATTCTTATTCTGATTTTTGGATATGCTctattaaatgattaaataaaaCAGAGAACCTTAGTAGCATACAAAGGCAATTATGCTTGTATGCATGTGTTGTGTCTATGTAACTTTCAGTGGACTCATTTGGATATGTATTTGCTTCTATCTCCAGAATTTTCAGGGCATCCTTGCTTTTCAAATTCTCATGTGACTCATCCATCAAGCATATTCAACTAAAATTGTTTCATATGATAAAATTGTGGAATATTCACTGAAAATTAATGCTAGTTATTCACAATGCTTCtgataatattataaatgcaacaaacatttgtataaatttttctATGCTTGATGCTTCCTGTCTTTACATATGTAGGGACTTTTTAATTAATCATTctaatttggttttattttatttatcgtTGCACAATCTCTTTtggttctttcttctttgaaCAGTGTGAAGGAAAATGTTGGGAGTAAAGTGTAGTTCAATTAAACATATTATGCAATAAATAGTACTAAAGTATTTGGTTTTACTTTTGTGCAAAGAAGTGGTTCTTGTTTGCATTGCAATTTTGCCATGGATCACAATCATCATGATTAAATCCATCGATGGAACTCAGGAATTTTTCCTAAGGGGAGCAAAACATGAAATTTTCTTAACCATTCAAGAATAAGAAATGTACTAAAATTCCAAGCTAAATTAATATATGGAGATAAACATACCGgctaaaatattaattaaataattaaattcaatattttttagtaacttaaacttttgtaacaattgataatttatcaagATATCATAGCATGCGGTATTGAGTTTAAATCTTGTCTCCACTCATGTTTTcatttacaaaagttaaaagtttCATGTGTTTGACCTTTTAAATGATTATTATATGTCTGATGGCTAATAGGCAAATACCATGAGTTTTATGAATGCCAATTACTAGAAAAATTTTGCGCATAATTTTCATTTCACTTGGCATCTCATGAGTGATGATTCAATTTCCATTCTTGTAATCACTGTATAGTGAAACACACATACATACTATTTCAAAGCTTGGAACCGAGCGCACATTGGAGCTAGGGGCAGCATGAAGcagcaaaagagagaaaagcagAGAATTGAGAGAGCAAAGAAGGCAGAAAGGAGAGAGAGGCAAAAAAATATGAGAGTAGTGGAAAGGAGAGAGAGGCAGACAAATGTTAAAAGCAAGGTCTCTAACATGCCTCTGCATAGTAATTCAATGACCAAATCAAAATGCCTAAAACTTAGACAATGTGAGAGCAATGAGGAGAGGGATACAGACAAATGtaactataataaataaaatccaattaatataaaatttgacgtgtattaagagtataaagaacatgtaattcaacacttagactttcaaaatatataataatatttattttattgagtaaggtttcAACATTAGGCTACAACTATTTTTGTAGCTACAGTTTGTCCATTTAAATATTCAGTTATGAGCTGGTTGAAACTCATTAATCATATTTATTAGGATAAAGTTTAGgctacaacaaaatttattgtagcCCTAGGTTACAacattactcaatatttttttattagaggtgaattttgacaaatcgaccattaaattacatttttttcttatatacttcatgcttgcaaaatttcgagaaaattaaagatcagtagttatatcatcaataaattgtttaaattacaaatttttgtagtttaaaattatgcataaaatataagcttataaattatatagtaaataatatttgatttctcaaaagcACTTCTGGATATAAGAATtaaaagcataaagaacatgcaattcaacggttaaactctcaaaatatataataatgtttattttattgaataaaattataacattaggttacaaccaattttaaaactaaaacttttttttttcatttaaatataaaattatgagtCAGTCGAAACTCATTAATCATATTTATAATCAGTCTATTACATCAATCTAAATATTCAAGTGTTTTTGGATGTTAGCATTTACCATCGTTAATGGtccaaaaaaacattaaaaaaatagtaagtgGGAGACAATAaactgcttttatttttctaccacTTTAGCTTTGTCCCATATAAAGTATTGTACGCAGATCAGTATCCTGTCCAGTCCAACACTGCTTGCTGTTCTGTTCTTCACAACCTACgacaaaaacaaaagccaatATTCCTTCAATTTATCGGCCATTCCAATGCTAAATCTCTTGGCACAAACCCTTTATCCGAATCTTCCTTCCTAACCCATCAATTTCATCGCCTTGTCTATACTAAAAACTCAATATTATCATATAGTCAAACACTAATCCCACTTAAGTGCttgttaaatttttgtttgcttgttcgtttgtttgttttttttttttttttttcccttcttcaaCCAATAATTCTCATACCCAGAAGTGCTTTTGAGAAATCAAGATTATTCTGACGAAACTTTTGCTTGTTTGATGGCTCTTCATTTAAGTGTTTTCTGCTTTAGCAGTACTGTGGCCTCTGGTCCCCATAATGGAGTCAGATTTTTCAGTCAACGGACTGTCAAAGCTTCTGGCTTTACATGTCGACCGTTGGCTCCAATTTCTCGGGTGAATTTGAAAGgtaccctttttttctttttttggtagaactttcttttttctctttatagtTACAAAAAACTAGAGGGTTGTTTTAGTTTGCTcggttttgtgtgtgtgtgtgttttggtcTGTGTATTTGGATTCGCAATCTTGGCGGACCTTAATGTTCACATATTGCTTACGAACAATAAGTCTAaatggggatttttttttttttattaaaaaaagaagaagaagaaattatacACATGTTCTTTAGTCCAGCAGCACATGAGGGAAATAGATTAGAGGTTTCTAGTTGGTTTTGGAATCTCACATTGGCTAGAAGAATAATAAGGAGGTGAATAAATTAAGAAGTATAGAGGTGCTCTAGTTCCTGTAAATAGAGCGGTGGTGTAGCTttgttgtgtgtgagagaggtAGAAGACAAAACTTTGTGTAGTTAGAGAGTTacctaatttttgtttagtgtGTGAGTATGAGAGTTAGTGTGGGTGTATTGGGGATTTgggttattttatgtttatgagATTTGTGTGTAGTTAAAGTTCCCATTATTGATAATGGATTTTTGTTTGCATTGTTCTTTGATGTAGGCATAGAGTTTGTCAAACCACGTTGAACTTTGTGTTGCCTTTATTGTTTTGTATGTTTTTCACAACTAATTAGTATCGGAATTTTCACTATCACAACACATGTTTTGCTTCTATAAATGTAAATGAAATGTAATAACTGCATTGAATAACTAAAGGACAGTCTTTAAGATGGGAGAAGACAAAGAGGCTGAATATGAAGAAACGGTGATCTGGTTATTGCAACTGCCCCCTGTTTAATGGATATTTAATCAGAACTTCTTGTGCTATTCTAGGACTGTGatattctttgattttgaatgaaCCAAGCTGGGTGAAAGCAGATGGAGATGTGGCTGGGGGAGCATCTAATACACCTATTTATGGGGAAAGGAATAGATTTATGAATTTTAGATGAAAAAGGGGAGAAAACTTGAGAACATTAACATTTATGAGGATTTCTAGTTAGCATATAATTATCGTCATCCGGTCCTCTTTCTAAACAAAAGAGAAGCTGCATTAGAAGATTTTGAAGTAGAAAATTAATGACAACAAAATGCATGGTTATCAATGTCTAACAGTTGAGAACTTAATTCGGAATGTGTGGACTGACTGACCAACTCTGTAGAGGGGATAAAAGTTGATGGTTCACTGTTGAATGTTAAAGAAATGTGGTATGATTAGTTTATGTCTGAAAATAACTTGGACTTAATAGGTTTGAGAATTCAGCATtgggtttattttttgaaactgaAGTCTCATTATTCCAAAATCGATCAtccttcttcttattttatatTGCTTTCCCTGAATATGAGCATGTGCAATTACTATTATGtcaaaaaatagattaaaatttttagaaagttCATCTAAGTTGATCTGTTCTCGCTTATTCTGTTTATGTTGCTCATTTAGATGAACTTCGATGCCAAGTTTCGAAGAAGTTCTTGGTGGAGGAACATAGATTGCCTTTGTCCTGCATATCCTGGATCCTAGTAATTCTATAAGATTAGTTATATTCTGTAACTTAAAAGTTCAAACAACATgacttgtaaaaaaataaaaaaataaaaaccaatggGCAATTGCCATTCACATAAATCCTTCCCCCTCTttggccttcaaagttctcactTGTATATTTGCTACTGAACAGTCTGAACCATGATCCATATTGATGGCAAGTAGAGAAAAGGAGGGGATTCGCTTTTATCTCACAGCATCTATTTAgtccttagatattttatatAACTGATATAATATTTCAAGCATGCCCATACATATTAATATAATCAATAGTTATATGAGGTTTTTGGgttatattttgatatattaaaGTCACTGTGCCCATGGTAAACAAATTAATTCATAACAAATTAGTTGTATGTGTCGCCCATTTCAAtcttttttcctgtttttttgataagtcacCCATTTCAATCTCttaattttaatcttttatGTAGCTAATAAGGCATTCGGCCATGCCTTATTGGCTACATAAAAGGGGTAGGCCAGATAGAATCAAAACTGTTATAAACTGACTGTTTTATCATCTAGTTCTATGTCCACTCCTTTTTTTCCCCATGCAAACTGAACTTCTCTGTTGTCAACTTTTATGTGTTTTAGGAAAAGCATTTCCAGGTGATGGGGTACCTGAAACCAAGGAATCCTCCCTAGTGGTTTGTTTTGGGGAATTGCTGATTGATTTTGTCCCAACTATTAGTGGGCTTTCATTGGCTGAAGCACCTGCATTTAAAAAGGCTGCCGGAGGTGCACCTGCTAATGTTGCTGTTGGAATAGCTCGTCTTGGTGGCTCATCAGCTTTTATAGGGaaggtatattttttttaattgtgtctAGATGTTTTTGGTTTTCATGGTTTGTAAGGTACAAGAGAGCAGAAATAATCAAATGCTTGAGTGATTATGTTGCCTTTTTACTTTAAATCAGCTTCCCCATATTCTCTTCCCTTTTCTCGGTCTCCATTATATATGTCTGAATGTGGTAGTTTGAAGAAAATCCTATCTAACACTGGAGTTTTTATGCCTAAAGTAGCAACTTTATCATTAATGTCCAGCTCATGACCATTTCTGAAATTTTCTGTCTTCcttctttaataaattttttctacCAACTAAACATAAGGTCTCCGTTTCCAATGATTTTGTTGTATTGTACTCGTGGGTGGATCATGAGATCATATTTCAAGCACgcaggttttctttttttctttttctttttgggagaggggggttttggttatgatttgttgtacagaaaaaaaagaaagaatattttctCACCAACCACAGTAATGTAGTCCCTGAATGTCTTGCTCATCCATAGAGCAGGATTTTAGGAAACTGGCCATGGGGTTGATCGTTTAAATCAGAAATCAAAATATTAGGGAACTGTCCAAGTTAGTGATTGGGAAATTTCTTGTTCCTCAATAGAGTGAAATTAGAAAACTGGACTATCAAATGCTCATGTACTTTGCACTTGTTGAAATTGATGCATCCAAACCTGTTTCTTATATACTTTTGGAAaagttatttgaaaaataaatcaatttatcATCAATATTATCTTGTAACCTTAATATTTTATGCAATGTGAACAGGTTGGTGAAGATGAATTTGGGTACATGCTTGCAGATATATTAAAGCAGAATAATGTGAATAATGAAGGGATGCGTTTTGATCCTGCTGCACGAACTGCTTTAGCATTTGTTACACTTAAGAATGATGGGGAACGTGAGTTCATGTTTTTTCGTAACCCTAGTGCTGATATGTTGCTACGAGAGGCTGAActtgattttaatttaattaggaAGGTAAGTTAGATTTTCTATTGTAAAACAAAAcattataaatatatgagaGTTGATAGAAAGAAAGTTTGCAACATATACTTTTAAGCAAAAGGTTATAGATTATATCTCATATGATAAGTTGTTAGATTCAAGAATGCTATTGGTTACACTTAAACTAACTTATTTCACTTACAAGCAATCTACATAATGTAATGAGGACCCtccaattttaaaattcttattatGTCATTTCTGGAAACATGTATATATAGACATCCTcttgataataaaaattataaataaataaataaatatataagaaaggGGTTTGTTTCCATATGGGGCCACCATGTCATGCCACTTTTCTGTGCTCAACATTGACACCCGGGTCTATATTTTTGTCCTTATTACATGAATCTAAAATTGTTTCCAAAGTGTTTgccattttgttttatttgactCATTGGGTTTTCCTACTTACTGACCCCCTATCCTGTGGCAGgcaaaaattttccattatgGTTCTATTAGTCTTATAACTGAACCATGCAAGTCAGCCCACATTGCTGCAGCAAAAGCTGCAAAGGATTCTGGTGCGGTTCTGTCATATGATCCAAACCTGAGGCTTCCATTATGGTCTTCCGCAGAAAGTGCCAGGGAAGGGATTTTGAGTATATGGAAGATGGCAGATATTATCAAGGTATCCATCCTTTTAGAAATGCAGATTATGTGTTTTGGGATTCACAATTGATTTTTCTTGCCCCTTTTCTAGAAGGCTGAGTTACAAGGCAATGCAAAGATTGACATCTCTGATTATTTCATTGACTTCAGGTAAGTGAggaagaaatttcttttctaacgCAAGGGGAAGATCCATATGATGATGCTGTTGTTCTTAAATTGTTCCATCCAAATCTTAAATTACTCCTTGTCACAGAGG encodes:
- the LOC126705658 gene encoding probable fructokinase-6, chloroplastic, which gives rise to MALHLSVFCFSSTVASGPHNGVRFFSQRTVKASGFTCRPLAPISRVNLKGKAFPGDGVPETKESSLVVCFGELLIDFVPTISGLSLAEAPAFKKAAGGAPANVAVGIARLGGSSAFIGKVGEDEFGYMLADILKQNNVNNEGMRFDPAARTALAFVTLKNDGEREFMFFRNPSADMLLREAELDFNLIRKAKIFHYGSISLITEPCKSAHIAAAKAAKDSGAVLSYDPNLRLPLWSSAESAREGILSIWKMADIIKVSEEEISFLTQGEDPYDDAVVLKLFHPNLKLLLVTEGPDGCRYYTKNFSGRVKGLKVDAVDTTGAGDAFVAGVLSQLSLDLSLLQKEDLLRDALKFANVCGALTVTERGAIPALPTREAVLDAMLQSVT